A window of the Corynebacterium minutissimum genome harbors these coding sequences:
- a CDS encoding MFS transporter, translating to MISQKWFRVALGMFLVACGANLFAPMVVVYQVTTDLGVLHTTFLFGIYALGIMVALFLGGPLSDSLGRRAIMRPAVLTTTAGSLIFLLGFEGAFLPLLIGRLCAGMAVGLAMSSGAAWIKELSTRLTVGAKRSSIALSAGFALAPGVGGICAQFLPWPTVVPYLFHIGLALVIVPLVWTVPEHKNAPSTRRALFPRSVLTPRYLRVATYAPWVFGTPTTAFVFLPAQLSEHLHRPILVAGLLAMLTMGSGVIIQQFAGRVTLTPVHGMFLAACGMALCLVIVATAQHRWAVYLLPLTGIVMGCSYGIGMLSGLAETQAIADPDELGAATGVFYSLTYLGFFAPFILSLLGPAVGNATAFVIGLSVAILTAAWLHLSARGSQN from the coding sequence ATGATTTCTCAGAAGTGGTTCCGAGTAGCCCTCGGCATGTTTCTTGTTGCCTGCGGCGCCAACCTCTTCGCACCCATGGTGGTGGTTTACCAAGTCACCACCGACTTAGGAGTTCTGCACACAACCTTCCTCTTCGGCATCTATGCCCTCGGCATCATGGTGGCGCTCTTTCTCGGCGGCCCCTTGTCTGATTCGCTGGGCAGGCGCGCCATCATGCGCCCAGCCGTTCTAACCACCACGGCGGGCTCACTTATTTTTCTGCTGGGTTTTGAAGGCGCTTTCCTCCCCCTGCTGATTGGCCGCCTGTGCGCTGGAATGGCTGTTGGACTCGCCATGTCCTCCGGTGCCGCCTGGATCAAAGAGCTGAGCACTCGTCTTACCGTCGGCGCCAAGCGCTCCTCCATCGCCTTGTCTGCCGGCTTCGCTCTTGCCCCGGGTGTTGGCGGCATATGCGCACAGTTTCTGCCGTGGCCCACAGTCGTGCCCTACCTCTTTCACATTGGCTTAGCGCTCGTAATTGTTCCTCTTGTGTGGACGGTTCCGGAGCACAAGAATGCTCCTTCCACCCGCCGCGCCTTGTTTCCGCGCAGTGTGCTCACGCCGCGCTATCTTCGCGTCGCCACCTATGCGCCCTGGGTCTTTGGAACGCCCACCACCGCTTTTGTGTTTCTACCAGCTCAGTTAAGCGAACATCTTCACCGGCCGATCCTGGTGGCCGGCCTGCTTGCCATGCTGACGATGGGAAGCGGAGTCATTATCCAGCAATTCGCCGGACGGGTGACTCTTACTCCCGTGCACGGAATGTTCCTGGCTGCCTGCGGTATGGCCTTGTGCCTTGTCATCGTGGCAACTGCGCAGCACCGATGGGCCGTGTATCTCCTTCCCTTGACTGGCATCGTGATGGGGTGTTCCTACGGAATTGGAATGCTCAGTGGCCTTGCCGAGACCCAAGCAATCGCTGACCCTGATGAGCTTGGCGCGGCAACGGGGGTGTTCTATTCTCTGACCTACCTTGGGTTCTTTGCTCCCTTCATCCTCTCCCTTTTGGGCCCTGCCGTGGGCAATGCCACCGCTTTTGTGATTGGTCTGAGCGTCGCCATTCTCACCGCCGCGTGGCTTCATCTCTCAGCCAGGGGTAGTCAGAATTAA
- the sucB gene encoding 2-oxoglutarate dehydrogenase, E2 component, dihydrolipoamide succinyltransferase, translating to MAHSVVMPELGESVTEGTITQWLKSVGDTVEADEPLLEVSTDKVDTEVPSPVSGTILEIKADEDDTVDVGEVIAIIGDEGESAPAADESDSADSSEKAEETPDKPAEDAESEAAPSGDATDVEMPELGESVTEGTITQWLKSVGDTVEVDEPLLEVSTDKVDTEIPSPVAGTLLEILADEDDTVDVGAVIARVGDGSAAASEKPAAKEEPKAEEPKTEAKEEKTQDKPAASGDATDVEMPELGESVTEGTITQWLKSVGDTVEVDEPLLEVSTDKVDTEIPSPVAGTLLEILADEDDTVDVGAVIARVGDGSAAASEKPAAKEEPKAEEKKEEPKADEKAEEKKPAASSQSSEPKASETSTKVNNGDNVPYVTPLVRKLAEKHSVDLSTVSGTGVGGRIRKQDVLAAAGEGEAPASSTGTGSSNPRARWSTKSVDPEKQELIGTTQKVNRIREITASKMVEALQISAQLTHVQEVDMTAIWDLRKQSKQAFIDKYEANLSFLPFIVKATVEALVSHPNVNASYNPETKEMTYHADVNVAIAVDTPKGLLTPVIHKAQELTLPEIAQQIAELADKARNNKLKPNDLTGATFTVTNIGSEGALLDTPILVPPQAGILGTAAITKRAVVVTEDGQDAIAIRQMCYLPFTYDHQVVDGADAGRFITTIKDRLETADFDADLNL from the coding sequence ATGGCACACTCCGTTGTGATGCCCGAACTGGGCGAATCCGTTACCGAAGGCACGATTACCCAGTGGCTTAAGTCCGTTGGTGACACCGTTGAGGCTGACGAGCCTTTGCTCGAGGTTTCCACCGACAAGGTCGATACCGAAGTCCCCTCCCCGGTCTCCGGCACCATCCTCGAAATCAAGGCTGATGAGGATGACACCGTCGATGTAGGCGAGGTCATCGCCATCATTGGTGACGAAGGCGAGTCCGCTCCGGCCGCTGACGAGTCTGACTCCGCGGATTCTTCCGAGAAGGCTGAGGAGACCCCGGATAAGCCTGCTGAGGACGCAGAGTCTGAAGCTGCTCCGTCGGGCGATGCTACCGACGTGGAGATGCCGGAGCTTGGCGAGTCCGTTACCGAGGGCACCATTACCCAGTGGCTGAAGTCCGTCGGCGACACCGTCGAGGTCGACGAGCCACTGCTCGAGGTCTCCACCGACAAGGTCGACACCGAAATCCCCTCCCCAGTCGCCGGCACCCTCCTTGAGATCCTCGCCGATGAAGACGACACCGTCGACGTCGGTGCCGTCATCGCCCGCGTTGGCGACGGCTCCGCAGCAGCCTCCGAGAAGCCAGCCGCTAAGGAAGAACCCAAGGCAGAGGAGCCGAAGACAGAGGCCAAGGAAGAGAAGACCCAGGACAAGCCGGCTGCTTCCGGTGATGCTACCGACGTGGAGATGCCGGAGCTCGGCGAGTCCGTCACTGAAGGCACCATTACCCAGTGGCTGAAGTCCGTCGGCGACACCGTCGAGGTCGACGAGCCACTGCTCGAGGTCTCCACCGACAAGGTCGACACCGAAATCCCCTCCCCAGTCGCCGGCACCCTCCTTGAGATCCTCGCCGATGAAGACGACACCGTCGACGTCGGCGCCGTCATCGCCCGCGTCGGCGACGGCTCCGCAGCAGCCTCCGAGAAGCCAGCCGCTAAGGAAGAGCCGAAGGCAGAAGAAAAGAAGGAAGAGCCCAAGGCTGACGAGAAGGCAGAGGAGAAGAAGCCTGCCGCTTCCTCCCAGTCCTCCGAGCCGAAGGCATCCGAGACCTCCACCAAGGTCAACAACGGTGACAACGTCCCGTACGTCACCCCGCTGGTACGCAAGCTGGCTGAGAAGCACAGCGTGGACCTGTCCACCGTGTCCGGTACTGGTGTGGGTGGCCGCATCCGTAAGCAGGATGTTCTGGCTGCCGCTGGCGAGGGCGAGGCTCCGGCATCCTCCACTGGCACCGGTTCCTCCAACCCGCGTGCTCGCTGGTCCACCAAGTCTGTGGATCCGGAGAAGCAGGAGCTCATCGGCACCACCCAGAAGGTCAACCGTATCCGTGAGATCACCGCCTCCAAGATGGTTGAGGCTCTCCAGATCTCCGCTCAGCTGACCCACGTCCAGGAAGTCGATATGACCGCCATCTGGGACCTGCGCAAGCAGTCCAAGCAGGCGTTCATTGATAAGTACGAGGCCAACCTCTCCTTCCTGCCGTTCATCGTAAAGGCCACCGTTGAGGCACTGGTGTCCCACCCGAACGTCAACGCCTCCTACAACCCGGAGACCAAGGAGATGACCTACCACGCTGACGTGAACGTGGCCATCGCCGTGGACACCCCGAAGGGCCTTCTGACCCCGGTCATCCACAAGGCTCAGGAGCTCACCCTCCCGGAGATTGCACAGCAGATTGCGGAGCTGGCTGACAAGGCCCGCAACAACAAGCTCAAGCCGAACGACCTGACCGGTGCCACCTTCACGGTGACCAACATCGGTTCCGAGGGTGCCCTGCTGGACACCCCGATCCTGGTTCCACCGCAGGCCGGCATCCTGGGCACCGCAGCTATCACCAAGCGTGCAGTTGTGGTGACCGAGGACGGCCAGGACGCCATCGCTATCCGTCAGATGTGCTACCTGCCATTCACCTACGACCACCAGGTGGTCGACGGTGCCGACGCTGGTCGCTTCATTACGACCATCAAGGACCGCCTTGAGACTGCAGACTTTGACGCAGACCTCAACCTCTAA